The Daucus carota subsp. sativus chromosome 7, DH1 v3.0, whole genome shotgun sequence genome window below encodes:
- the LOC108195806 gene encoding ABC transporter C family member 3 yields the protein MNKGMLINHLFSLFDDDDPLLKPFFLHGFSGLLHLVFLFLVLLSWVCNKFRRDSDHGKKQGFVRNIASLPYHKHALFCSLVLVLVNFVTCISIKFYWYTNGWSELIIIVLFDSVSKALSWLAISVYLYTQVQELSDVKCPLVLRVWWCVFFSVSCYCLVIDYVYYNISQPLPLQYVISDVLNIVIGLFLCFVGFSRYIEPTENDIFQEPLLSADISRVPDGEECEKSRMGETVTPYASANIFSILTFSWIGSLVALGYKKPLDIEDVPQLAPIDRVKVAFPLLRDELGYQGGDNSSLTTLKLVKALFYSMWRDILLTAFLAMINTVASYVGPYLIDSFVQYLNGRQNLKEGYVLVSAFVISKIIECLSRRHWFFKVEQIANRGKAALVALIYHKGLTLSCQSKQDHTSGEIINIMTVDAERIGVFGWYMHDLWLAILQVGLALMILYKNLGQASIASLVTIIIVMLLNLPLGRLQENYQTKLMESKDYRMKATSEILKNMRILKLQGWEMRFLSKILDLRNIEAGWLKKFVYTNAVVTFVFWGTPTFVAVVTFSTCMLLGIPLESGKVLSALATFRILQEPIYNLPDTISVMIQTKVSLDRIASFLCLEDLLTDVIKMFERGSSDIAVEIVNGNFSWDVCSLNPTLKDINFRVSPGMRVAVCGMVGSGKSSLLSCILGEVPKISGVIKMSGTKAYVAQTPWIQSGTIMENILFGKEMDRVWYEKVLEACCLKPDLEILSFGDQTVIGERGINLSGGQKQRIQIARALYRDADIYLFDDPFSAVDAHTGSKLFKECLLGILGSKTVIYVTHQVEFLPAADLILVMKDGRITQSGKYDDILDLGSDFIELVGAHKTALATLDSLDTEPVSKSSILAENSSIGSLQASEQTLDVQSGEPPDEIVASVRQLVKEEEREKGRVGFLVYWKYITTAYGGALIPVILLSQVFFQGLQIGSNYWMAWATPVSRTVADPVEVSTLIMVYVELAIGSAFCILGRSLSLATAGFKTATLLFYNMHACIFRAPMSFFDSTPSGRILNRASTDQSTVDLDLPNQVGTFAFSVIQLLGIIAVMSQVAWQVFLIFVPVIAICIWLQQYYLPSARELARLVGVHQAPVIQHFAETISGSTTIRSFDQVYRFRETNMMLIDERSRPKFHSFGVKEWLTVRLDFLSSLTFAFLLVFLISVPNGTIDPSIAGLAVTYGLNLNQIQAWVIWSLCNLENKIISVERMFQYTSIASEPPLVLESNRPPHNWPLCGEVDICNLQVRYAPHMPLVLRGLTCTFEGGKKTGLVGRTGSGKSTLIQTIFRIVEPAAGKILIDGIDISWLGLHDLRSRLSIIPQDPTMFEGTLRSNLDPLGDHTDEQIWEVLNKCQLGDEASKKEGKLDSLVSENGENWSVGQRQLVCLGRVLLKKNKVLVLDEATASVDTATDNMIQQTLREHFTDSTVLTIAHRITSVLDSDMVLLLNNGLLEEYDPPTKLLMNKTSAFAKLVAEYSVRSSSSFGVASGS from the exons ATGAACAAGGGTATGTTGATTAATCACCTCTTTTCTTtgtttgatgatgatgatccGCTGCTTAAACCCTTTTTCTTGCATGGGTTTTCTGGTTTATTACATTTAGTGTTCTTGTTTCTTGTACTATTATCATGGGTGTGCAATAAATTTAGGAGAGATTCTGATCATGGTAAAAAACAAGGCTTTGTGAGAAACATTGCTAGCTTACCTTATCATAAACATGCCTTGTTTTGTAGCTTGGTTCTGGTACTTGTTAATTTTGTTACGTGTATATCGATCAAATTTTATtggtatacaaatggctggtcTGAATTGATAATCATAGTGCTTTTTGATTCAGTTAGTAAAGCACTTTCCTGGTTGGCTATCTCAGTTTATCTGTATACCCAAGTGCAAGAATTGAGTGATGTTAAGTGCCCTTTGGTATTAAGGGTGTGGTGGTGTGTTTTCTTTTCGGTATCTTGTTATTGTCTTGTTATAGACTATGTATACTACAATATAAGCCAGCCTTTGCCACTTCAGTATGTGATTTCAGATGTTTTAAATATAGTTATAGGATTGTTTCTCTGTTTTGTGGGGTTTTCAAGATATATTGAACCAACTGAAAATGATATTTTTCAAGAACCCCTTTTAAGTGCTGATATTAGTAGGGTACCTGATGGTGAAGAGTGCGAAAAGTCTAGAATGGGTGAAACTGTGACCCCTTATGCAAGTGCTAATATATTCAGTATTCTTACTTTCTCTTGGATCGGTTCTTTAGTTGCATTAGGATATAAGAAACCGTTAGACATTGAGGATGTTCCTCAGCTTGCACCTATTGATCGTGTTAAAGTTGCCTTTCCACTTCTAAGAGATGAATTAGGGTATCAAGGTGGTGATAATAGTAGTTTGACCACGCTTAAGCTGGTGAAAGCACTATTTTATTCCATGTGGAGAGATATCTTATTGACAGCATTTCTTGCAATGATAAACACGGTGGCCTCCTATGTTGGTCCCTACCTCATTGATTCATTTGTTCAGTACTTAAATGGACGCCAGAACTTGAAGGAAGGGTACGTTTTAGTATCTGCATTTGTcatttcaaagattattgagtGTTTGTCACGAAGGCATTGGTTCTTTAAGGTGGAGCAGATTGCAAACAGGGGCAAGGCAGCTCTTGTAGCATTGATTTATCACAAGGGATTGACCCTGTCATGTCAATCAAAGCAGGATCACACCAGTGGGGAGATAATAAATATCATGACAGTGGATGCTGAGAGGATCGGTGTCTTTGGCTGGTACATGCATGATTTATGGCTGGCCATCCTTCAAGTTGGTCTAGCGTTGATGATCTTATATAAAAATCTAGGGCAGGCTTCCATTGCTTCATTGGTCACAATCATAATTGTGATGTTGCTAAATTTACCGTTAGGGAGATTGCAGGAGAATTATCAGACTAAGCTAATGGAATCTAAAGATTATAGAATGAAGGCAACttctgaaatattaaaaaacatgaGGATTCTCAAGCTTCAGGGCTGGGAAATGAGATTTTTGTCTAAAATTTTGGATCTTAGAAACATTGAGGCTGGGTGGTTAAAGAAGTTCGTGTACACTAATGCCGTAGTTACTTTTGTTTTTTGGGGTACTCCGACGTTTGTGGCTGTAGTAACTTTTAGTACATGTATGCTTCTCGGGATTCCACTTGAATCTGGAAAGGTTTTGTCCGCTCTTGCAACTTTTAGAATACTTCAAGAGCCTATTTATAATCTTCCAGATACAATATCAGTGATGATACAAACTAAAGTTTCACTTGACAGAATTGCATCATTCCTTTGTCTTGAAGACCTGCTGACAGATGTTATTAAGATGTTTGAAAGAGGTAGCTCAGATATTGCGGTTGAGATAGTAAATGGAAACTTTTCTTGGGATGTATGCTCTCTCAATCCAACACTGAAAGATATCAATTTCAGAGTGTCTCCTGGCATGAGGGTTGCTGTTTGTGGTATGGTTGGCTCAGGAAAGTCAAGTCTACTATCCTGTATCCTAGGGGAAGTGCCAAAGATTTCAGGTGTCATCAAGATGAGTGGAACAAAGGCATATGTTGCTCAGACGCCTTGGATACAGAGTGGGACAATCATGGAGAATATACTGTTCGGAAAGGAGATGGACAGAGTTTGGTATGAGAAGGTCCTCGAAGCATGCTGCCTGAAACCGGATCTTGAGATTCTTTCCTTTGGAGATCAAACTGTAATAGGTGAAAGGGGAATTAATCTAAGTGGGGGTCAGAAGCAGAGAATACAAATTGCTCGTGCTCTCTATCGAGATGCAGATATATATCTGTTTGATGATCCATTTAGTGCTGTGGATGCTCATACAGGATCAAAGCTATTTAAG GAGTGCTTACTGGGCATTCTGGGGTCAAAGACAGTGATTTATGTAACTCATCAAGTTGAGTTTCTACCTGCTGCAGACCTCATCCTG GTAATGAAAGATGGTCGGATTACACAATCTGGAAAATATGATGACATACTTGATTTAGGGAGCGACTTTATTGAACTTGTGGGTGCACATAAGACAGCTTTAGCAACACTTGACTCATTAGACACCGAGCCAGTTTCTAAATCTTCTATTCTAGCTGAGAATAGCAGTATAGGGAGTTTGCAGGCCTCGGAACAGACTTTAGATGTTCAGAGCGGTGAACCACCAGATGAAATAGTTGCATCAGTAAGACAGCTTgttaaagaagaagaaagagagaAAGGGAGGGTTGGTTTCTTAGTCTACTGGAAATATATTACAACAGCATATGGGGGTGCACTTATACCCGTAATTTTGTTGTCACAAGTTTTTTTTCAGGGActccagattggaagcaattaCTGGATGGCGTGGGCAACTCCTGTGTCAAGGACTGTGGCTGATCCTGTTGAAGTTTCTACTCTTATAATGGTTTATGTAGAACTAGCCATCGGAAGTGCTTTTTGCATTCTGGGAAGATCCCTATCTCTTGCAACCGCTGGCTTCAAGACAGCCACACTGCTCTTCTATAATATGCATGCTTGCATTTTTCGTGCTCCAATGTCTTTTTTTGATTCCACTCCAAGTGGGCGCATCTTAAATAGA GCCTCTACAGACCAGAGCACGGTTGATTTGGACTTGCCCAATCAAGTTGGTACTTTCGCCTTCTCAGTTATACAACTCCTTGGGATTATTGCTGTGATGTCGCAGGTGGCGTGGCAGGTGTTCCTAATTTTTGTTCCCGTTATTGCAATTTGCATTTGGTTACAG CAATATTACCTACCTTCAGCACGTGAGCTGGCTCGTTTAGTTGGAGTGCATCAAGCTCCAGTCATACAGCATTTTGCTGAAACCATCTCAGGATCAACCACGATTAGGAGTTTTGATCAAGTATACAGATTTCGGGAAACAAATATGATGCTAATCGATGAAAGATCTCGGCCGAAGTTTCACAGTTTTGGTGTGAAGGAGTGGCTGACCGTCCGCTTGGATTTTTTGTCTTCTCTTACATTTGCCTTCTTGTTGGTTTTCCTGATCTCTGTTCCTAATGGAACAATAGACCCGA GCATAGCAGGCTTAGCAGTTACTTATGGTCTTAATCTGAACCAGATACAAGCTTGGGTAATATGGAGTCTCTGTAAtctagagaataaaattatatcagttgaaagaatgttcCAATACACTTCTATCGCAAGTGAGCCTCCTCTTGTCTTAGAATCAAATAGGCCTCCTCATAACTGGCCATTATGCGGTGAAGTTGATATCTGTAACCTGCAG GTTCGTTATGCTCCTCATATGCCCCTCGTTTTGCGAGGTCTTACTTGCACCTTTGAAGGAGGGAAGAAGACTGGACTTGTTGGGAGAACTGGCAGTGGTAAATCAACCCTTATACAGACCATATTTCGAATTGTGGAGCCAGCAGCTGgaaaaattttaattgatgGTATCGACATCTCTTGGCTTGGATTACATGATTTGCGATCTAGATTAAGCATCATTCCTCAAGATCCAACCATGTTTGAGGGGACACTCCGGAGCAACCTCGACCCTCTTGGGGATCATACAGATGAACAAATTTGGGAG GTTCTCAACAAGTGCCAGTTAGGAGATGAAGCGAGCAAGAAAGAAGGCAAGCTTGACTCATTAG TTTCAGAAAACGGGGAGAATTGGAGCGTTGGTCAGAGGCAATTGGTATGCCTTGGTCGTGTATTACTTAAGAAAAACAAAGTATTAGTTCTTGATGAGGCTACTGCATCGGTTGACACAGCTACTGATAACATGATTCAGCAAACCCTGAGGGAACACTTCACGGATTCTACTGTACTAACTATAGCACATAGAATAACATCCGTGCTTGATAGCGATATGGTCCTCCTGTTAAATAATG GGCTCCTTGAAGAATACGATCCCCCCACAAAGTTGCTAATGAACAAAACATCTGCATTTGCTAAGCTCGTAGCAGAGTACAGTGTAAGATCTAGTTCAAGCTTTGGAGTCGCAAGTGGATCATGA